Proteins encoded within one genomic window of Polypterus senegalus isolate Bchr_013 chromosome 6, ASM1683550v1, whole genome shotgun sequence:
- the LOC120530682 gene encoding uncharacterized protein LOC120530682, which produces MEAPRQVQQQLPARGRGGRRRGRGGVRMRGGIGGRGRGARRHHDVPDEIRATLIDHVINHRLTMAEAGRRVQPNVPRSTVSSIIQTFRRENRIGRQPQVGGRRKLLNEQQEQEICNMVIANNAITLRQIRNAILLDNVMFQNINSISISTIDRVLKKHQMTMKQIYRVPFERNSDRVKGLRYQYVHVSQLLVVYHCNTITVRHGYHCFCFCYPFHLQNPALCD; this is translated from the exons ATGGAAGCACCTCGCCAAGTACAACAGCAACTTCCTGctcgaggaagaggaggaagaagaagaggaagaggaggagtgagAATGCGTGgaggaatagggggaagaggccgaggagcacggaGGCACCATGATGTCCCAGATGAAATCCGGGCCACCCTTATTGACCACGTCATAAACCATCGCCTCACAATGGCAGAGGCAGGtcgccgagtgcagcctaatgtgcctcggtctacagtctcctccatcatccaaacctttcgcagggaaaacag gattggacgacagcctcaagtgggtggcagaagaaaacttctaaatgaacaacaagaacaagaaatatgcAACATGGTCATTGCAAATAATGCCATCACACTGAGACAGATTCGTAATGCAATCCTGCTAGACAAtgtaatgttccaaaatataaactctatcagcatctccacaatagaccgggtattgaagaaacatcagatgaccatgaaacagatttacagggtaccatttgagagaaactctgacagagtgaaagggctgcggtaccagtatgtgcatgtaagtcaacTACTGGTTGTCTATCATTGTAACACTATTACAGTAAGACATGGTtaccactgtttttgtttttgttatcctTTTCACCTTCAGAATCCAGCTTTGTGTGACTAG